The following are encoded together in the Salvia hispanica cultivar TCC Black 2014 chromosome 6, UniMelb_Shisp_WGS_1.0, whole genome shotgun sequence genome:
- the LOC125195209 gene encoding heat stress transcription factor A-6a-like, with translation MSIEIGGPSSGDGSSDSRRNVGKGFGPPPAFLTKTFHMVNDPSSNSIISWGKLGDSFIIWDHIKFSVEILPNYFRHNNFSSFVYQLNNYGFRKIGVENQWEYISPDFQEGKPHLLYNMKRRSLQSSTPRRQKDTLSRTLDALNKSIDESTQEIKKLKKHQSDIELHIATVRQKATTLEATSNKLVAQWAKACEIIVMREKERSENPAVIEEIPPQENEEDHENEVVKEEAEKQPVVLSSGDHESESAAMIGEYSVVFENVKKRLFEDDEVCEDEAANRNDMAQDFEEWLIQSSTTDLW, from the exons atgagtatagAGATCGGTGGTCCGAGCAGTGGAGATGGCAGTAGCGATAGCCGAAGAAATGTGGGGAAGGGGTTTGGGCCACCTCCTGCCTTCTTGACCAAGACCTTCCACATGGTCAATGATCCAAGCTCAAATTCCATAATTTCTTGGGGTAAATTAGGTGACAGCTTCATTATTTGGGATCACATCAAATTCTCTGTTGAAATACTTCCCAACTATTTCAGACACAACAATTTTTCAAGCTTTGTCTACCAGCTCAACAACTAC GGTTTTCGTAAAATTGGAGTGGAGAATCAATGGGAGTATATAAGTCCAGATTTTCAAGAAGGGAAACCCCATCTCCTCTACAACATGAAGAGACGATCACTCCAAAGCTCAACTCCTCGGCGCCAAAAAGACACCCTCTCCCGCACCCTCGATGCCCTAAACAAATCCATCGACGAATCAACACAAGAAATCAAGAAGCTAAAGAAGCATCAATCAGACATAGAGCTCCACATCGCCACGGTGAGACAAAAGGCCACCACCCTCGAGGCCACGTCCAACAAACTCGTGGCGCAATGGGCCAAAGCATGCGAGATCATCGTcatgagagagaaggagaggaGCGAGAATCCCGCCGTCATTGAAGAAATCCCACctcaagaaaatgaagaggATCATGAAAATGAGGTGGTGAAAGAAGAGGCGGAGAAGCAACCGGTAGTTTTGTCATCGGGTGATCATGAATCAGAATCGGCAGCCATGATCGGAGAGTACTCCGTTGTGtttgaaaatgtgaagaaGAGGCTGTTTGAAGATGATGAGGTGTGTGAAGATGAAGCTGCAAATAGGAATGATATGGCTCAAGATTTTGAAGAATGGCTCATCCAGAGTTCTACTACTGATCTTTGGTAA
- the LOC125193293 gene encoding sugar carrier protein C-like codes for MGEEKEYPGNLTPYAIITCVIAATGGLTFGYDIGISGGVTSMDAFLKMYFPSVRKKWMEDSSENQYCVFDSHLLSMFTSSLYLAALSSSVVASTLTRKVGRKTTMVGGGVLFFVGALINALAPSHALWMLILGRILQGFGVGFSIQSVPLYLSEMAPYKYRGGLNIGFQLCITIGILAANLLNYAFNKIKGGFGWRLSLGGAAVPAAIVTIGALALPETPNFMIERGKHDEARAKLRRLRGVDDVDQEFNDIVKACEASKNVEYPWRNLFKKKYRFYLMMAIAIPLFQGLSGINVIMFYVPVVFKSVGFNSHAALMSTVFTGGVNVLATVVSIYGVDRWGRRFLFIEGGIQMLISQIVVGICMGVTYGVDGAVRETTPKWYAIVLVVFICIFVGGFAWSWGPLAWLVPSEIFPLEIRSAAQSLNVSVNMGCTFLIAQTFFTMLCHFKFGVFFLFGFFALVMTIFIYLVLPETNNIPIQEMPMQIAIVRVL; via the exons atggGCGAAGAGAAAGAATATCCAGGCAACTTGACACCTTACGCTATTATAACCTGCGTTATTGCAGCCACAGGCGGTCTCACTTTCGGTTATGATATCGGAATTTCag GTGGAGTTACGTCAATGGATGCATTCTTGAAGATGTATTTCCCGTCAGTGCGGAAGAAGTGGATGGAGGATTCGAGTGAGAATCAATATTGCGTATTTGATAGCCATTTGCTCTCTATGTTTACATCGTCCTTGTATTTGGCTGCACTTTCCTCGTCGGTCGTCGCATCGACGTTGACAAGAAAAGTGGGCAGAAAGACAACGATGGTGGGCGGAGGTGTGCTCTTCTTCGTCGGAGCTTTGATCAATGCGTTGGCCCCTTCTCATGCTCTATGGATGCTCATTCTTGGCCGTATTCTTCAGGGATTTGGAGTTGGATTTTCTATCCAG TCTGTTCCATTGTACCTGTCTGAGATGGCTCCTTACAAGTACAGAGGTGGACTCAACATTGGATTTCAATTATGCATAACCATAGGCATCTTAGCGGCGAATCTATTAAACTATGCATTTAACAAAATCAAGGGTGGGTTCGGGTGGCGGCTGAGCCTAGGAGGCGCCGCCGTCCCTGCCGCTATCGTTACCATAGGCGCCTTAGCCCTTCCGGAGACACCGAATTTCATGATCGAGCGAGGCAAGCACGACGAGGCCAGAGCCAAGCTCAGGAGGCTTCGCGGCGTAGACGATGTGGATCAAGAGTTCAACGACATAGTTAAAGCGTGTGAGGCGTCCAAGAATGTGGAATATCCATGGAGGAACCTCTTCAAGAAGAAGTATAGGTTTTATCTGATGATGGCAATCGCCATTCCCCTGTTTCAAGGGCTGAGCGGCATCAACGTCATCATGTTTTACGTGCCCGTCGTGTTCAAGTCCGTCGGCTTTAACAGCCACGCGGCATTGATGTCGACCGTGTTCACCGGTGGGGTGAATGTCTTGGCCACCGTGGTCTCCATTTATGGAGTGGATAGGTGGGGAAGAAGGTTCCTTTTCATTGAAGGAGGCATCCAAATGCTCATTTCTCAG ATTGTAGTTGGAATATGCATGGGCGTGACATACGGGGTGGATGGAGCGGTAAGAGAGACGACACCCAAGTGGTATGCAATTGTGCTAGTGGTGTTTATATGCATATTTGTGGGTGGATTTGCCTGGTCATGGGGGCCTCTAGCTTGGCTGGTGCCTAGTGAAATATTCCCACTCGAAATTCGGTCTGCGGCTCAGAGCTTGAATGTCTCGGTCAACATGGGCTGCACCTTTCTTATCGCTCAAACCTTCTTCACCATGCTTTGTCACTTTAAATTTGGCGTCTTCTTCCTCTTTGGCTTCTTTGCCTTGGTTATGACTATCTTCATATACTTGGTCTTGCCAGAGACCAACAATATTCCCATCCAAGAAATGCCTATGCAAATTGCTATTGTCCGAGTTTTGTGA